Proteins from a genomic interval of Rhodothermus marinus:
- a CDS encoding PQQ-dependent sugar dehydrogenase, producing the protein MKSSRKIVAQWLLVLLLAGCNGINSRPVQQSLACDPDNGGITLPEGFCALVVADNVGRARHIVVRDNGDIYVALMRLQNGHGIAALRDTSGDGRADIVAYFGDVPGTGIDIRDGYLYFAPDTALLRYRLVEGELLPQEPPELVVGGLPERGQHAAKTFAFDEAGYVYINIGAPSNACQSRDRQRGVPGMDPCPLLERYGGIWRFRTDVLGQRQDDGLRYATGIRNAVAIAWNPFADALYVVQHGRDQLDTLWPEYFDAEDNANLPAEEFFRVDEGDDFGWPYCYYDPIQNKKVLAPEYGGDGQTVGRCDQFEDPIVAYPAHWAPNDLIFYDGTQFPERYRGGAFIAFHGSWNRAPLPQAGYNVVFQPMNADGTPAGDWEVFADGFAGTDQIRSTGDAKHRPMGLAVGPDGSLYISDSVRGRIWRVIYRGS; encoded by the coding sequence ATGAAAAGCAGTCGAAAGATCGTTGCGCAATGGCTCCTGGTATTGCTGCTGGCCGGATGTAACGGCATAAACAGCCGGCCGGTTCAGCAGAGTCTGGCCTGCGACCCGGATAACGGCGGCATCACGCTCCCTGAAGGCTTCTGTGCGCTGGTGGTGGCCGACAACGTCGGCCGCGCCCGCCACATCGTGGTGCGCGACAACGGCGACATCTACGTGGCGCTGATGCGCCTGCAGAACGGCCACGGCATTGCCGCGCTGCGCGACACGAGCGGCGACGGCCGGGCCGACATTGTGGCCTACTTCGGGGACGTGCCCGGTACCGGGATCGACATCCGGGACGGCTACCTGTACTTTGCGCCCGATACGGCCCTGTTGCGTTATCGGCTTGTCGAGGGCGAGCTGCTCCCGCAGGAGCCGCCTGAACTGGTGGTGGGAGGATTGCCCGAACGCGGCCAGCACGCGGCCAAGACGTTCGCCTTCGACGAGGCCGGCTACGTGTACATCAACATCGGGGCGCCCTCGAACGCCTGTCAGTCGCGCGACCGTCAGCGGGGCGTGCCGGGCATGGATCCGTGTCCGCTGCTGGAGCGCTACGGGGGTATCTGGCGCTTCCGGACCGACGTGCTCGGTCAACGTCAGGACGACGGCCTGCGCTACGCCACAGGTATCCGCAACGCAGTGGCCATCGCCTGGAATCCGTTCGCCGACGCGCTCTACGTCGTGCAGCACGGCCGCGACCAGCTCGATACGCTCTGGCCCGAGTACTTCGACGCCGAGGACAACGCCAACCTCCCGGCCGAGGAGTTCTTCCGCGTGGACGAAGGGGACGACTTTGGCTGGCCTTACTGCTACTACGATCCGATTCAGAACAAAAAGGTGCTGGCGCCCGAGTATGGTGGCGACGGCCAGACCGTCGGGCGCTGCGATCAGTTTGAAGATCCGATCGTGGCCTATCCGGCCCACTGGGCGCCCAACGACCTGATCTTCTACGACGGCACGCAGTTTCCCGAGCGCTATCGGGGCGGCGCCTTCATTGCCTTCCACGGCTCCTGGAACCGCGCGCCGCTCCCGCAGGCCGGCTACAACGTGGTCTTCCAGCCCATGAATGCGGACGGCACGCCGGCCGGCGACTGGGAAGTGTTTGCCGACGGTTTTGCTGGTACCGACCAGATCCGGAGCACGGGCGACGCGAAGCACCGGCCGATGGGGCTGGCCGTAGGGCCCGACGGCTCGCTTTACATCTCCGATTCGGTCCGCGGCCGCATCTGGCGGGTGATCTATCGGGGAAGCTGA
- a CDS encoding Kelch repeat-containing protein, with the protein MRLLTLCSLLLIALPLHAQVWHELPPMPTPRYAAAAAELDGYLYVIGGIGENDALLTTVEVYDPARGVWIYEVPQLDEPRAYAAAVVLEDRLYLIGGLEGDTLAHAEATDDVLVFDPESGWKEVASLEEARYGLAAVVFKGQIYAIGGLSREAQFFNDRLNRQPTPLSTIEVYDPQQDRWETVARLPQAVAFTAAALLGEDVYVIGGLSSNIPVTLIQRYRPATNEVVPLTIALPQEWWAGAALTYRDQILLLGGLGGARGTPLANVYALQFNSGSPEFRDLPGLQQARFSFAAASYNDTVFVFGGLDQPEGHPLDSAEAASASILTPRESPTLPADFGLAPPTPHPFREQVTFTLSVSARRPDAPVQLVVYDLLGRPIARLLDRPLPPGRHVLSWNGTDAAGHPVPAGVYLVRLTQGPYHREHLLIRIR; encoded by the coding sequence ATGCGTCTGCTAACGCTCTGCAGTCTGCTGCTGATTGCCCTGCCGCTGCACGCGCAGGTCTGGCACGAACTGCCCCCCATGCCCACGCCACGTTATGCGGCCGCCGCTGCCGAGCTGGACGGCTACCTCTACGTCATCGGCGGCATCGGTGAAAACGATGCCCTCCTGACTACCGTCGAAGTCTACGACCCGGCACGCGGCGTCTGGATCTATGAGGTGCCCCAGCTGGACGAGCCCCGCGCGTATGCTGCCGCCGTCGTGCTGGAAGACCGCCTCTACCTGATCGGTGGGCTGGAAGGCGACACGTTGGCCCATGCTGAGGCAACCGACGACGTGCTCGTCTTTGATCCGGAAAGTGGCTGGAAAGAAGTGGCCTCTCTTGAAGAAGCCCGCTACGGACTGGCGGCCGTCGTGTTCAAAGGTCAGATTTACGCGATCGGGGGGCTGTCGCGCGAAGCGCAATTTTTCAACGATCGACTGAATCGACAGCCGACGCCGCTCAGTACGATCGAAGTGTATGACCCGCAACAGGACCGGTGGGAGACGGTGGCCCGGCTGCCGCAGGCCGTTGCATTCACGGCCGCCGCGCTTCTGGGCGAGGACGTCTATGTGATCGGCGGGCTCAGCAGCAACATTCCGGTCACGCTGATCCAGCGCTATCGCCCGGCCACCAACGAGGTGGTCCCCCTGACGATCGCGCTGCCGCAGGAGTGGTGGGCCGGAGCTGCGCTGACCTATCGTGATCAGATTCTTCTGCTCGGAGGACTGGGCGGCGCCCGGGGCACGCCGCTGGCAAACGTCTATGCCCTGCAGTTTAACTCAGGAAGCCCGGAATTCCGCGACCTGCCCGGCCTGCAACAGGCACGTTTCAGCTTTGCGGCCGCCTCGTACAACGACACAGTTTTTGTCTTCGGGGGGCTGGATCAACCCGAAGGCCATCCGCTGGACTCGGCCGAAGCGGCCTCCGCTTCCATCCTGACGCCTCGTGAATCTCCGACACTGCCCGCCGACTTCGGTCTGGCACCGCCCACGCCCCATCCTTTCCGCGAACAGGTCACTTTCACGCTGAGCGTCAGTGCCCGACGGCCCGACGCCCCGGTGCAGCTGGTCGTGTACGATCTGCTGGGACGCCCGATCGCGCGGCTGCTGGATCGGCCGCTACCGCCCGGCCGCCACGTGCTTTCCTGGAACGGCACCGATGCGGCGGGACATCCGGTGCCGGCTGGCGTTTACCTGGTACGCCTCACGCAGGGGCCCTACCACCGGGAACACCTGTTGATTCGGATTCGCTGA
- a CDS encoding DUF5683 domain-containing protein — protein MCRVVRRCLPILPGILLGITALAQPVRTPEQLLQAVWRAYQALDYEQADSLARNALNDYQHFTPDQLVELHTVLALVAMSRNETTEARRHFEAALSLNSELQLDPVLASPKVRDFFEQIRQEMQSALPVTASSEATIRYVIQPDPRPEAALRSLLLPGWGQHYKGQHLKGWILTGSWGLLLGASLTAHLQYTRAYDRYRGETDPARIERRYRTANRWFKARNGLLMGLAAVWAYSYLDALLQPVAPTASPVVRPYVSGTGAGLEMRWHF, from the coding sequence ATGTGCCGGGTCGTACGCCGCTGCCTGCCGATCCTGCCGGGGATCCTGCTCGGGATAACCGCCCTGGCCCAGCCCGTCCGTACGCCGGAGCAGCTCCTGCAGGCCGTCTGGCGGGCCTACCAGGCGCTGGATTACGAGCAGGCCGACAGTCTGGCCCGGAATGCGCTGAACGATTATCAACACTTCACGCCGGACCAGCTCGTCGAACTGCATACGGTGCTGGCGCTGGTGGCCATGTCGCGCAACGAAACCACCGAAGCCCGACGCCACTTCGAGGCCGCTCTTTCGCTGAATTCCGAGCTTCAGCTCGACCCGGTGCTGGCCTCGCCCAAAGTCCGGGACTTCTTCGAGCAGATTCGTCAGGAAATGCAATCAGCGCTTCCGGTCACGGCCTCCTCGGAGGCCACCATTCGCTACGTGATTCAGCCCGATCCGCGCCCGGAGGCGGCGCTGCGCTCGCTGCTGCTGCCCGGCTGGGGGCAGCATTACAAAGGCCAGCACCTGAAGGGCTGGATCCTGACCGGAAGCTGGGGCCTGTTGCTCGGCGCGAGCCTGACCGCCCATCTGCAGTACACACGCGCCTACGACCGCTACCGTGGCGAAACCGACCCCGCCCGCATCGAGCGCCGCTACCGCACGGCCAACCGTTGGTTCAAAGCCCGCAACGGGTTGCTCATGGGTCTGGCGGCCGTGTGGGCCTACAGCTACCTGGACGCCCTGCTGCAACCCGTTGCCCCGACTGCCTCGCCGGTCGTGCGCCCCTACGTGTCGGGCACCGGAGCCGGGCTGGAAATGCGCTGGCACTTCTGA
- a CDS encoding sigma-54 interaction domain-containing protein: protein MSVSPPRTSLDALVEIAQTINTLRDPEAVLEKVLEIAMETLEAERGFILLKAPQHPEGFAIRSQRNFTEQQLGELVRISTSVVREVLRQGEPVLVYEAQQDERYGKAESIVLQRIQSIACVPLRIKERLIGAIYLDSLSQRGRFTRDNLPFLEAFAHQAAIAIENAQLYQALREENRRLRSEIQRLHGFDEIVGQSPAMREVFDTMARVLDTDATVLIEGESGTGKELIARAIHYNSERKDKPFVVVFCGSLPDELLESELFGHKKGAFTGALSDKKGLFEVADGGTVFLDEVGDLSPRMQTALLRVLQEGEIRRVGDTQVRKVDVRVISATNKPLRELVQQGKFREDLYYRLNTIQITVPPLRHRRGDIPLLAHHFLDKYAVKKRAHIKGFTPEALELLERYHWPGNVRELENTIERAVVLARGELITPEDLRLPDTDGADPFEPDLPLKEVERRVVLHTLKRHGGNISETARVLGVSRRWLHYKLKEWDVQNA, encoded by the coding sequence ATGAGTGTTTCGCCCCCGCGGACGTCGCTGGATGCGCTGGTAGAAATCGCCCAGACGATCAACACGCTCCGGGATCCGGAGGCCGTGCTGGAAAAGGTGCTGGAGATCGCCATGGAGACACTCGAAGCCGAGCGCGGCTTCATTCTGCTGAAGGCGCCCCAGCACCCCGAAGGGTTCGCCATCCGGAGCCAGCGCAATTTTACCGAGCAGCAACTGGGCGAACTGGTCCGGATTTCGACCAGCGTCGTGCGCGAAGTCCTGCGCCAGGGCGAGCCCGTGCTCGTCTATGAAGCGCAGCAGGACGAACGCTACGGGAAGGCCGAAAGCATCGTCCTGCAACGCATTCAGTCGATCGCCTGCGTGCCGCTGCGCATCAAGGAGCGACTGATCGGCGCCATCTACCTCGACAGCCTCTCCCAGCGTGGTCGCTTCACCCGCGACAACCTGCCGTTTCTGGAAGCCTTCGCCCACCAGGCGGCCATCGCCATCGAAAACGCTCAGCTCTACCAGGCCCTGCGCGAAGAAAACCGACGGCTGCGCAGCGAAATCCAGCGCCTGCACGGCTTCGACGAAATCGTCGGCCAGAGCCCGGCCATGCGTGAGGTATTCGACACCATGGCCCGCGTGCTCGATACCGACGCCACCGTGCTCATCGAAGGCGAAAGCGGCACCGGCAAAGAACTCATTGCCCGCGCCATCCACTACAACAGCGAGCGCAAGGATAAACCGTTCGTGGTGGTCTTCTGCGGCTCGCTGCCCGACGAGCTGCTGGAAAGCGAACTCTTCGGCCACAAAAAAGGCGCCTTCACCGGAGCCCTGTCCGACAAAAAAGGCCTTTTCGAAGTGGCCGACGGCGGCACGGTCTTCCTGGATGAAGTGGGTGACCTGAGCCCGCGCATGCAGACGGCCCTGCTGCGCGTGCTGCAGGAAGGCGAGATCCGACGCGTGGGCGACACCCAGGTGCGCAAGGTGGACGTCCGGGTCATCTCGGCCACGAACAAGCCGCTGCGCGAACTGGTCCAGCAGGGCAAATTCCGCGAAGACCTTTACTACCGCCTCAATACGATTCAGATCACGGTACCGCCGCTGCGGCATCGGCGCGGCGACATCCCGCTGCTGGCCCATCACTTTCTGGACAAATACGCTGTCAAAAAACGCGCGCACATCAAGGGCTTCACGCCGGAGGCGCTGGAGCTGCTGGAACGCTATCACTGGCCGGGCAACGTCCGCGAGCTGGAAAACACGATCGAGCGGGCCGTCGTGCTGGCGCGGGGCGAGCTGATCACGCCGGAAGACCTGCGCCTGCCCGACACGGACGGGGCCGATCCCTTCGAGCCCGACCTGCCGCTGAAGGAAGTCGAGCGTCGCGTGGTGCTGCACACGCTGAAACGGCACGGCGGCAACATTTCGGAAACGGCGCGCGTGCTGGGCGTATCGCGTCGCTGGCTGCACTACAAGCTGAAGGAATGGGACGTCCAGAACGCATAG
- a CDS encoding sensor histidine kinase, with protein sequence MPPSSRHPSFLNRLLVQSGGTLIAALALLGLLAWLAAYGWINELARLPLRNEIQLVASRIVRDDHLDVDAYYWDEPHHRLLERHVDPYFLQVFDARGHLIRQSTNIRLLSDRYPEVLLHAPVQQEPFWKPLQTFQVGEYRLYYLVFPLHDPAGRYLGAIQLARFEPGFVALYRQLALGLFVSWVLLSGLILTLLAVSGRRVLRPLHELTRATAALSPESLHEPIRLTSPLDRETAQLLATLNALLHRLHRAFDELRRFTANAAHELKTPLAILHGQAELALRRPRSTDSYRTTLRQILDQTEQMTRLVQHLLLLSRLDQPEAAFPFAPVDFSELAAREQELFATRARTRGVTLTASLAPDARLYGVETLLQEVVRNVLDNAVKYTPQGQIDVVVRATGNHILFEVRDTGIGIPHEALPHVTERFYRAPQTAPGIEGHGLGLALVARIVALHQGTLEITSEPGQGTTVRIALPALSVTASEPTPMAQLPR encoded by the coding sequence ATGCCTCCATCTTCCCGCCATCCATCCTTTCTGAACAGGCTGCTTGTGCAGAGCGGTGGTACCCTGATCGCCGCTCTGGCCCTGCTGGGTCTGCTGGCCTGGCTGGCGGCCTACGGGTGGATCAACGAACTGGCACGGCTCCCGCTACGCAACGAAATCCAACTGGTCGCCAGCCGCATTGTCCGCGACGACCATCTGGACGTCGACGCCTATTACTGGGACGAACCGCACCATCGGCTGCTGGAACGGCACGTGGATCCTTATTTTCTGCAGGTCTTCGATGCCAGAGGACACCTGATCCGCCAGTCGACCAACATACGACTCCTTTCGGACCGCTATCCCGAAGTGCTCCTGCACGCCCCGGTGCAGCAGGAACCGTTCTGGAAGCCACTCCAGACGTTCCAGGTGGGCGAATATCGCCTCTATTATCTGGTGTTTCCCTTACACGATCCAGCCGGACGCTATCTGGGCGCTATCCAACTGGCCCGCTTCGAACCCGGCTTTGTGGCGCTTTATCGTCAGCTTGCCCTTGGCCTTTTTGTAAGCTGGGTGCTGCTTTCGGGATTGATTCTGACGCTGCTGGCCGTCAGTGGCCGACGCGTGCTGCGGCCTTTGCACGAACTGACCCGGGCGACGGCCGCCCTTTCGCCTGAAAGCCTCCACGAACCCATCCGCCTGACGTCTCCGCTGGACCGGGAGACCGCCCAGCTGCTGGCCACGCTGAACGCGCTGCTCCATCGTCTGCACCGGGCTTTCGATGAACTCCGGCGCTTTACGGCCAACGCAGCCCACGAGCTGAAAACGCCACTGGCCATCCTCCACGGTCAGGCGGAGCTGGCCCTGCGACGCCCACGCTCGACGGATAGCTACCGCACCACCCTGCGCCAGATCCTCGATCAGACCGAGCAGATGACGAGACTGGTCCAGCACCTGCTGCTGCTGAGTCGTCTGGACCAGCCTGAGGCGGCCTTTCCATTTGCCCCGGTGGACTTCTCCGAGCTGGCCGCCCGCGAACAGGAGCTTTTTGCAACGCGCGCCCGCACCCGCGGTGTTACGCTGACGGCATCGCTGGCACCAGACGCCCGGCTTTATGGCGTCGAAACCCTTCTGCAGGAGGTTGTCCGAAACGTGCTGGACAACGCCGTCAAGTATACCCCGCAAGGACAGATTGACGTAGTAGTGCGCGCCACGGGCAACCACATACTTTTCGAAGTCCGCGACACCGGCATCGGTATTCCCCACGAGGCGTTGCCACACGTCACCGAACGCTTCTACCGCGCCCCCCAGACCGCCCCCGGCATCGAAGGGCACGGTCTGGGCCTGGCCCTTGTAGCCCGCATTGTAGCCCTACACCAGGGCACGCTGGAGATCACCTCAGAACCCGGTCAGGGCACCACGGTGCGCATTGCGCTACCTGCGCTGTCGGTAACGGCTTCCGAACCCACACCAATGGCTCAGCTTCCCCGATAG
- a CDS encoding response regulator transcription factor, producing MPRPILLVEDEIAMAALLRQGLEEEGYTVEWVLTGEEALARLEHLEPALLVLDVRLPGMDGVEVCRQVRQRWPDLPVLMLTALDDVENRVRGLRAGADDYLSKPFAFEELLARIEALLRRSKRQPTRHLLRDGPLTLDLNARTATCGERPLSLTPREFDLLAYLMQHPRRAISRLQIYREVWGHDFDHGTSLLEVYISYLRRKLQEAGCPGYIATVRGVGYRYEPAEG from the coding sequence ATGCCTCGTCCGATTTTACTGGTGGAAGACGAGATCGCCATGGCGGCCCTGTTGCGTCAGGGGCTGGAAGAAGAAGGGTACACGGTCGAGTGGGTACTCACCGGCGAAGAAGCGCTGGCGCGACTGGAGCATCTGGAGCCGGCCTTGCTGGTGCTGGACGTGCGGCTGCCGGGCATGGATGGCGTAGAAGTGTGCCGCCAGGTACGCCAGCGCTGGCCGGATCTACCTGTTCTGATGCTGACGGCCCTCGACGATGTCGAAAATCGCGTGCGCGGGCTACGGGCCGGTGCCGACGACTATCTGTCCAAACCGTTCGCCTTCGAAGAACTGCTGGCCCGGATCGAAGCCCTGCTGCGCCGAAGCAAGCGCCAGCCCACCCGCCACCTGCTACGCGACGGTCCGCTCACGCTCGACCTGAACGCCCGCACCGCTACCTGTGGCGAACGCCCGCTTTCCCTTACGCCGCGCGAATTCGATCTGCTGGCCTACCTGATGCAACACCCCCGTCGGGCGATTTCGCGGCTGCAGATCTACCGCGAAGTGTGGGGCCACGACTTCGACCACGGCACCAGCCTGCTCGAAGTGTATATCAGCTACCTGCGCCGCAAATTGCAGGAAGCAGGCTGCCCGGGCTACATTGCAACGGTCCGGGGCGTCGGTTACCGCTATGAACCGGCCGAAGGGTGA
- a CDS encoding serine/threonine-protein kinase, which produces MGRPERIGDLQPFAELASGPTATVYKAYQASLDRFVLLKILRPELAEDETFVQRFEEEARLAARVQHPNVVAVYAFGREGPHVYFATEFVEGVSLRELLAHGPLPPALALYIAAEVARGLKAAHEKGVLHRDLKPANILISLEGQVKLTDFGMASLLACGDGEVRGTPGYLAPEQVLGEAPGPAADLFALGATLFEMLTGTPAFPGETPGEIFDAVLHHDPIPRLRNLAAVPDDVVALCARLLAKRPETRYPDAAALLQDLAALRRRPELHATAEDLAAYVEDPTAFPRTPVPTAQPEPPAPPPARRRRRWLPATAVAVALLLGLGFLFWERLSVRRESTAPSSRAASVRTAPEDESLTTTPEQPTPDAESHPATDTTVPHSRPALNSTTDRSSEFTQTPAGASHASASVAAPPSRTPPRPARLRLEVTPWAYVLLERPDGLDSLGTTPLDAPLTLLPGSYTLHVRNPEFPPYRLTLTLRPGQDTLVAVSLWMQVARLWLEVHPWAHVYIDNRYYDVVPPQQRPFILAPGLHRLRLVHPELGTRDTLIQLQAGTEQTLRIDLLRRRQPER; this is translated from the coding sequence ATGGGACGTCCAGAACGCATAGGCGACCTGCAGCCCTTTGCGGAGCTGGCCTCGGGCCCCACGGCCACCGTCTACAAAGCCTATCAGGCGTCGCTGGACCGCTTCGTGCTGCTGAAAATTCTGCGACCGGAACTGGCCGAAGATGAGACCTTCGTGCAGCGCTTCGAGGAAGAAGCCCGGCTGGCGGCGCGCGTTCAGCATCCGAACGTGGTAGCCGTCTATGCCTTCGGCCGCGAAGGGCCGCACGTCTACTTCGCCACGGAATTCGTCGAGGGCGTTTCGCTGCGCGAGCTGCTGGCGCATGGGCCGCTGCCCCCGGCGCTGGCACTGTACATCGCGGCCGAGGTGGCCCGCGGCCTGAAGGCCGCCCACGAGAAGGGCGTGCTGCACCGCGATCTCAAGCCTGCCAATATCCTGATCTCGCTCGAAGGCCAGGTCAAATTGACCGACTTCGGCATGGCCTCGCTGCTTGCGTGCGGCGACGGCGAAGTGCGCGGCACGCCCGGCTACCTGGCGCCCGAGCAGGTGCTGGGCGAAGCGCCCGGGCCGGCCGCCGACCTGTTCGCCCTGGGTGCCACGCTCTTCGAAATGCTGACGGGCACCCCGGCTTTTCCAGGCGAGACGCCCGGTGAAATCTTCGACGCGGTGCTGCATCACGATCCCATTCCACGCCTGCGCAACCTGGCGGCCGTGCCGGACGACGTGGTGGCCCTGTGCGCCCGGCTGCTGGCCAAACGTCCGGAGACGCGCTATCCCGATGCCGCCGCGCTGCTGCAGGACCTGGCGGCACTGCGTCGTCGGCCCGAACTGCACGCCACGGCCGAAGACCTGGCGGCCTATGTGGAAGATCCAACGGCCTTTCCGCGCACTCCGGTCCCGACGGCGCAACCCGAACCGCCCGCTCCACCTCCTGCGCGGCGTCGTCGTCGGTGGTTGCCGGCCACCGCCGTTGCCGTCGCCCTGCTGCTCGGGCTGGGGTTTCTGTTCTGGGAGCGCCTGTCTGTCAGAAGGGAAAGTACGGCGCCCTCCTCTCGGGCCGCTTCCGTCCGCACTGCGCCGGAAGACGAATCGCTGACTACAACGCCGGAGCAACCAACACCGGATGCCGAATCGCACCCGGCGACGGACACAACCGTCCCCCACTCCCGGCCTGCTCTCAACTCGACCACGGATCGATCATCTGAATTCACCCAAACGCCCGCAGGTGCATCCCACGCTTCGGCCTCGGTCGCAGCTCCTCCGTCCCGGACGCCTCCTCGCCCGGCCCGGCTCCGGCTGGAAGTCACGCCCTGGGCCTATGTGTTGCTGGAACGCCCGGACGGCCTCGACTCGCTGGGCACCACCCCGCTGGATGCTCCGCTGACGCTGCTTCCCGGAAGCTACACGCTGCATGTGCGCAATCCGGAATTCCCCCCCTACCGGCTGACGCTGACGCTCCGCCCCGGCCAGGACACCCTGGTGGCCGTTTCGCTGTGGATGCAAGTAGCCCGTCTGTGGCTGGAGGTTCATCCGTGGGCCCATGTGTACATCGACAACCGCTACTACGATGTCGTCCCGCCTCAGCAGCGACCATTCATTCTGGCACCGGGCCTGCACCGCCTCCGGCTGGTGCATCCGGAGCTGGGCACCCGCGACACACTGATCCAGCTTCAGGCCGGCACAGAACAGACGCTCCGAATCGATCTGCTGCGGCGACGACAACCGGAACGCTAA
- a CDS encoding carboxypeptidase-like regulatory domain-containing protein, translating to MSGLWKRWLIVLLGPLLWAGCLGDLPRDNPLDPRSDRYEPLGRLEGVVTRLYPPYPPLAGVAVRLLPAADSLQGGRLAYTGPNGRFAFDELPSGDYRLVAQATGFRALQDTLAVSIAAGQTQSVTVRMNALPRFTDYTAVTVHISRWWPATDLYRLEVEATVTDPDDVRDVVRVWLKIPALGFADTLEATQPAGRFFKALLQQELPGGSLHNLLGYALYLGARDRTGDTVYTPAFQLARVIEAVPVALDPRGLAAVDTTRPVLRWEPMSLPFTFTYRIDLVRREADLDIPILTLEGLASTRDSVRVPQPLMPGVYYWTVSVVDIFGNRSRSKEAGFQVP from the coding sequence ATGTCGGGGCTCTGGAAACGCTGGCTGATCGTGCTGCTCGGTCCGCTGCTGTGGGCTGGCTGCCTGGGTGATCTGCCCCGGGACAATCCGCTGGATCCACGGTCGGATCGCTACGAGCCGCTGGGACGCCTGGAAGGGGTGGTTACCCGGCTGTATCCGCCCTACCCGCCGCTGGCGGGCGTAGCCGTGCGCCTGTTGCCCGCCGCCGACTCGCTGCAGGGCGGGCGCCTGGCCTACACCGGTCCGAACGGACGCTTCGCCTTCGACGAACTGCCATCCGGCGACTACCGCCTGGTGGCACAGGCCACGGGTTTCCGGGCGCTGCAGGACACGCTCGCCGTCTCGATCGCGGCCGGCCAGACCCAATCGGTCACCGTCCGCATGAACGCCCTGCCCCGCTTCACCGACTACACGGCCGTCACCGTACATATCAGCCGCTGGTGGCCGGCCACCGACCTGTACCGCCTCGAAGTCGAAGCCACCGTCACCGACCCCGACGACGTGCGCGACGTCGTGCGCGTGTGGCTGAAGATTCCCGCGCTGGGCTTTGCCGACACGCTCGAGGCCACGCAGCCGGCCGGTCGCTTTTTCAAAGCATTGCTTCAGCAGGAGCTGCCAGGCGGCTCGCTGCACAACCTGCTGGGCTACGCACTGTACCTGGGCGCCCGCGACCGCACGGGCGACACGGTCTACACCCCGGCCTTCCAGCTCGCCCGTGTGATCGAGGCCGTGCCCGTCGCGCTCGATCCGCGCGGACTGGCCGCCGTCGACACCACTCGCCCCGTGCTACGCTGGGAGCCGATGAGTCTGCCCTTCACCTTCACCTACCGCATCGACCTGGTGCGGCGCGAAGCCGATCTGGACATCCCGATCCTGACGCTCGAAGGACTGGCTTCGACGCGCGATTCGGTACGCGTGCCGCAACCGCTGATGCCCGGCGTATATTACTGGACGGTTTCTGTGGTCGATATTTTCGGTAACCGCAGTCGCTCCAAAGAAGCAGGATTTCAGGTGCCATGA